Genomic DNA from Mycobacterium stomatepiae:
GAGCACCCCGATCGCCAGCCAGAACGGGACCAGGAAGGTGTTGCGCTCGTCGTCGAGGGTGGGCGTGCGCTCTTCGATCGCCCACCGCAGGGCGGCCATCGTTCGGTTGGTGATCCAGAACGTGCCCAGCGCCAGCGCGACGGCGACGTATCCGGGCCCGACGACCCAGGTGATCCAGCCGGGCGCGTCGGAAAAGATGCTGGGCGAGGGCAACGCGACGGCCAACAGCAGCACGGCCACGCCGATCCCGATCAGATTCGTCGCGAGGATGAAGATGGTCAGGATGAGCTGGATGCGGACCCGCCGGCGGGCCTGACTCTCGGTCACCCGCCCGAGCAGCAAGGAACCGTAGGCGGGCGTCTCCTGCAGCCGGCCGCTCTGGCGGGTGACCCTTTCGAGAACCCGTCCCAAGCGTTGGGCCATGCTCTGGTTCGCCGACATGGTGGCGTCAGCCTAATTCGTTGACGACGCTCTAAGGTGAGTCGGGTGCGTCTAGTGATCGCCCAGTGCACCGTTGACTACGTTGGCCGGCTCACCGCGCATCTGCCGTCGGCGCGCAGGTTGCTGCTCTTCAAGTCCGACGGGTCGGTCAGCGTGCACGCCGACGACCGCGCTTACAAGCCGTTGAACTGGATGAGTCCGCCGTGCTGGTTGACCGAAGAGGTTATCGGCGAGACGCCGGTGTGGGTGGTGGAGAACAAGGCGGGCGAACAGCTGCGCATCACCGTCGAGGAGATCGAGCACGACTCCAGCCACGATCTCGGTGTCGATCCCGGGTTGGTCAAGGACGGGGTCGAGGCGCACCTGCAGGCGCTGCTCGCCGAACACGTCCAACTGCTGGGTGACGGCTATACGTTGGTCCGCCGCGAGTACATGACC
This window encodes:
- the nucS gene encoding endonuclease NucS; the encoded protein is MRLVIAQCTVDYVGRLTAHLPSARRLLLFKSDGSVSVHADDRAYKPLNWMSPPCWLTEEVIGETPVWVVENKAGEQLRITVEEIEHDSSHDLGVDPGLVKDGVEAHLQALLAEHVQLLGDGYTLVRREYMTAIGPVDLLCRDADGGSVAVEIKRRGEIDGVEQLTRYLELLNRDTVLAPVKGVFAAQQIKPQARTLAADRGIRCLTLDYDKMRGMDSDEYRLF